The segment CCATCCCCTCCTCGAGTCCGGCCCGGCGCGACAGCGCCAGCGCCTCCAGGCCGACCACCGCGTAGAGCGCCCGGTCGCCCGGCGACAGCGCGGCGAGGTGGGCCACCACGGTCGCGGTGTCTCCGCGGCGGATCGCGCCGGTCAACGCCTCCGCCGGAGCGAGGTCGTCGAGATTGTCTGCCGCGCCGTGCAGCAGCGGCAGGTAGATCCGCGAGGCCAGGTCGGCCGGCACACCCGCCTCCTCCGCCAGCCGCACCGCCACCCCCATCAGCGTCACCGTGTAGTTCGCCACGAGCGTCGCCCCCACGTGGTACGCGGCCTTGGCGCCGGACGGGATGCTCACCGGCGTCATCCCGAGGAGGCCCGCCAGCTGTTCGGCGGCCGCCAGCGCCCGGTCGTCACCCTCGATTCCCGCATAGGCGCCACGCAGCCGCTCGGGGG is part of the Gemmatimonadales bacterium genome and harbors:
- a CDS encoding DUF2520 domain-containing protein, whose amino-acid sequence is MPIRVAVIGAGRMGQGIALALSRSGTSVTLLGRRAKPVPPPLVVQANDWAGGCRDADIVIIATPDGVIPSIAARLATEASLTARQAVLHLSGLLDRDALQALEGTAVGRGSFHPLQSVSDPTAAPERLRGAYAGIEGDDRALAAAEQLAGLLGMTPVSIPSGAKAAYHVGATLVANYTVTLMGVAVRLAEEAGVPADLASRIYLPLLHGAADNLDDLAPAEALTGAIRRGDTATVVAHLAALSPGDRALYAVVGLEALALSRRAGLEEGMAGEVESVLRAAIGR